The following proteins are co-located in the Rippkaea orientalis PCC 8801 genome:
- a CDS encoding tetratricopeptide repeat protein — MIRLFVTLLTILWLGFATIPTALAQDTSILSITEEQLQQGEEIAKKAIEATEKGNFSQAEAYWSQLIEQFPSNPAVWSNRGNSRVSQNKLDEAIADFNQAITLAPNEPDPYLNRGAALEGQGKYQEAIADYNHVLELDPHDAMAYNNRGNAEGGLGQWEKALEDYQKAVEIQPNFAFAKANVALASYQLGNTQEALNQMRKIVRKYPMFPDMRAALTAVLWELGQQGEAESNWVAAVGMDNRYQDLEWVSHIRRWPPEMVVALDNFLNLK; from the coding sequence ATGATACGTCTATTCGTCACCTTACTTACTATTCTTTGGCTTGGATTTGCAACCATTCCCACCGCCTTAGCCCAAGATACCAGCATTTTGTCTATTACAGAAGAACAACTACAACAGGGAGAAGAAATCGCTAAAAAAGCAATTGAAGCGACAGAAAAAGGGAATTTTAGCCAAGCAGAAGCCTATTGGAGTCAATTAATCGAACAATTTCCCAGTAATCCGGCGGTTTGGAGTAATCGAGGCAATAGTCGGGTGAGTCAAAATAAATTAGACGAAGCGATCGCCGACTTTAATCAAGCGATTACTTTAGCACCCAACGAACCCGATCCCTATCTTAATCGAGGAGCAGCCTTAGAAGGGCAAGGAAAATATCAAGAAGCGATCGCCGATTACAATCATGTCCTAGAATTAGATCCCCATGATGCCATGGCCTACAATAACCGAGGCAATGCAGAAGGGGGGTTAGGACAATGGGAAAAAGCCCTAGAAGATTATCAAAAAGCCGTAGAAATTCAGCCTAATTTTGCCTTTGCTAAAGCCAACGTTGCCCTAGCTTCCTATCAATTAGGAAACACCCAAGAAGCCTTAAACCAGATGCGGAAAATTGTGCGAAAATACCCCATGTTTCCTGATATGCGGGCAGCCTTAACGGCGGTTTTGTGGGAGTTAGGACAGCAAGGAGAAGCCGAAAGCAATTGGGTAGCAGCCGTAGGTATGGATAATCGTTATCAAGACTTAGAGTGGGTAAGCCATATTCGTCGCTGGCCGCCAGAAATGGTCGTTGCTTTAGATAACTTTTTAAATCTCAAATAA
- a CDS encoding carbonic anhydrase encodes MINRRSLLKALPLGLAGTTFSFSFPSLIAAVAGEKHHEWNYEEPHKWGELTREYQACKLGQQQSPIDLESFVASSLQPIEISYQQIPLRIVNNGHTIQINTNPGNYIIVDGEKFDLLQFHFHHPSEHSLKRETYPMELHLVHQNKQGTLAVLAVFLKEGQENTHLKALWEAMPSHKIPEKLIDNVRVSLEDLLPKNPSIYRYFGSLTTPPCSEIVHWVIFQNPLEISATQIQKFHEIFPLNARPTQPINRRFILSYIS; translated from the coding sequence ATGATAAACCGACGTTCTCTGCTCAAAGCACTCCCCCTAGGATTAGCCGGAACGACCTTTAGTTTTAGTTTTCCTTCTCTAATAGCTGCCGTTGCAGGAGAGAAACACCATGAATGGAACTATGAAGAACCCCACAAGTGGGGAGAACTTACTCGTGAATACCAAGCCTGTAAATTAGGACAACAACAGTCTCCTATCGACTTAGAAAGTTTTGTTGCTTCGTCACTCCAACCCATTGAGATTTCTTATCAACAGATTCCTCTGCGAATTGTTAATAATGGTCATACTATTCAAATTAATACTAACCCAGGAAATTATATTATTGTTGATGGCGAAAAATTTGACCTCTTACAATTTCATTTTCACCATCCTAGTGAGCATAGCTTAAAGAGAGAAACCTATCCTATGGAACTTCATTTAGTTCATCAAAACAAGCAAGGGACTCTCGCCGTTTTAGCAGTTTTTCTCAAAGAAGGACAAGAAAATACTCATCTTAAAGCATTATGGGAAGCAATGCCATCCCACAAAATTCCAGAAAAATTAATCGATAATGTTAGAGTTTCTTTAGAAGATTTATTGCCTAAAAATCCGAGTATTTATCGATACTTTGGTTCTTTAACTACACCGCCATGTTCTGAAATTGTTCATTGGGTAATCTTTCAAAATCCTTTGGAAATTTCGGCAACACAAATTCAGAAATTTCATGAAATCTTTCCCTTAAATGCTCGGCCTACTCAACCTATTAATCGCCGTTTCATCTTAAGTTACATTTCCTAA
- a CDS encoding SDR family NAD(P)-dependent oxidoreductase: MKGTALVTGGAVRLGRAFALGLAKLGYNVAIHFHQSESAAEATVDEIRSLGVKCASFQANFSQDTDFKPMMAAVCDRLGDLTVLVNSASVYTAGSLMETTPDLFDQQFAVNLRAPYFLSKAFAKYCQSGNIINIIDNKIAFNQYQYSAYLLSKKALAELTKLAAIELAPNIRVNGIAPGVTLPLAIRSEDYIAWRIRGIPLQCQGKIDYLLQGLQYILDNDFVTGQILTIDGGESLTNIGQNAENYRGLGGETS; encoded by the coding sequence GTGAAAGGAACTGCTCTTGTGACGGGTGGTGCAGTGCGCTTAGGGCGAGCTTTTGCCCTAGGACTAGCCAAATTAGGCTACAATGTCGCTATTCATTTTCATCAATCTGAGTCAGCGGCTGAAGCGACTGTTGACGAAATTCGCAGCCTTGGAGTTAAATGCGCTAGTTTTCAAGCAAATTTTAGCCAAGACACCGATTTTAAGCCAATGATGGCGGCGGTGTGCGATCGCTTAGGAGACTTAACCGTTCTGGTAAATAGTGCCTCAGTGTACACGGCGGGTTCTCTAATGGAGACAACCCCAGACTTGTTTGATCAACAATTTGCCGTTAACCTGCGGGCTCCCTATTTCCTGAGTAAAGCCTTTGCTAAATATTGCCAATCAGGGAATATTATCAACATTATTGACAATAAAATCGCCTTTAACCAGTATCAATATTCTGCTTACTTGCTCTCTAAAAAAGCCTTAGCCGAATTGACCAAACTAGCAGCCATAGAACTCGCGCCTAATATTCGGGTTAATGGCATTGCACCAGGGGTGACGCTTCCCCTAGCTATCAGAAGTGAGGATTATATTGCGTGGCGTATTCGGGGTATTCCCTTGCAATGTCAAGGAAAAATCGATTATCTTTTGCAAGGACTACAATATATCTTAGACAATGACTTTGTAACTGGACAAATTTTGACCATTGATGGCGGAGAATCCTTGACAAATATTGGACAAAATGCTGAAAATTATCGGGGTTTAGGAGGAGAAACCTCATGA
- the folK gene encoding 2-amino-4-hydroxy-6-hydroxymethyldihydropteridine diphosphokinase, with protein MNHVLLSVGSNINPVENFRAASTILAQEQILVDCTQPIVTKPHGYPHQPDFLNGAFYLKTTLDLPNLNRLLKTIEKQLGRVKTAIKSGPRTIDLDIIIWNGEIVRDEFYHYEYVYGPISELAQKHGIILQAQSVGKVGG; from the coding sequence ATGAATCATGTTCTTCTCTCCGTTGGCTCAAATATCAATCCAGTCGAGAATTTCCGCGCAGCATCAACCATTCTGGCACAAGAACAGATTTTAGTTGACTGCACCCAACCCATTGTGACTAAACCCCATGGCTACCCCCATCAACCGGATTTCTTAAACGGAGCTTTTTATCTAAAAACGACCCTAGATCTCCCTAACCTTAACCGTTTGCTTAAAACCATAGAAAAGCAGTTAGGACGGGTTAAAACCGCCATTAAATCAGGTCCGCGTACTATCGACCTGGATATTATTATCTGGAACGGTGAGATTGTTCGAGACGAATTTTATCACTATGAATATGTCTATGGTCCAATCTCTGAATTAGCACAAAAACATGGGATTATCCTCCAAGCGCAAAGTGTGGGAAAAGTAGGAGGCTAG
- a CDS encoding glycosyltransferase, giving the protein MPKKSNLGSSTLTKPRKRRSLKARLWRSRFLPLHLATLVMLVGVGLFIALSLSWLLGNPTITNLALSIHQQQLDPPWFVRVPETPYRQFLIGIFVALVGIILAITQTVPKPTRWTKAIIAGILIALAVRYLFWRILATLNLSNALTGILALTLLFLEIPFVLAGLPQLFWVSNTRNYSKQADGYEIAVKQGKYRPTVDIFIPTYNEPESIVRRTIIGCQAIDYEPKTIYLLDDGQRSPIESLAQELGCNYITRSDRRHYKAGNLNNALQYTQGDLIAVFDADFVPTRNFLLRTVGFFQQPDIGIVQSHQNYYNPDAIVRNLGLAQYLTSNREGFSRYVQPTLDSVGATVCDGSAFVVRRRDLDKIGGFVTESLCEDYFTGILLDSHHQKVIYLDENLSAGLAAESLNDYVGQYQRWLMGSLQAFFIKTNPLTLSGLTLRQRMAHLMSLVYWLTGFPRLLILLVPIICGLASIFPIIITPDDWLYFLFLPHLLLLFSMHWLSDRSTSMLLSEIYTIIHAIPFSLTAVQVFLRPFSRAFQVTPKGFLSDGFRVNAWLTIPLGLLWLGNGGMLVNFLWQRIYNPQGLPAGFADIWGGTGGILVFWWVYNLIFLGLAILACIDPPKPETCEWFKLERPMVLSWENSLIKGITHLVSEKGARVRVNTKSQEKLNISCGDVISMEIKLNEWPGNLRVEGRVTKIINTKGHCIKEIDIKFEGMTSQQYRHLVELLFCRPGQWVRREHPNELITLIALGKRLLRPRFLLNNDEAIDAISIH; this is encoded by the coding sequence ATGCCAAAAAAGTCAAATTTGGGTTCAAGCACCCTTACTAAACCGAGAAAACGGCGATCGCTGAAAGCACGCCTATGGCGATCGCGTTTTTTGCCCCTTCATCTAGCTACCCTAGTGATGTTAGTGGGTGTTGGCCTCTTTATTGCCTTGTCTTTGAGTTGGTTACTGGGCAATCCTACCATCACTAATTTAGCCCTGAGTATCCATCAGCAGCAACTCGATCCCCCCTGGTTTGTCCGTGTTCCTGAAACTCCCTATCGACAGTTTTTAATTGGCATTTTTGTGGCATTAGTGGGGATAATCTTGGCGATTACTCAGACCGTCCCGAAACCGACGCGATGGACTAAAGCGATTATTGCTGGTATTTTAATCGCTTTGGCGGTTCGCTACCTCTTTTGGCGGATTTTGGCTACGTTGAATTTAAGTAATGCACTGACAGGCATTTTAGCCCTCACCTTATTATTCTTAGAAATTCCCTTTGTTTTAGCGGGTTTACCCCAACTTTTTTGGGTATCGAACACGAGGAATTACAGTAAGCAAGCGGATGGTTACGAAATTGCCGTTAAACAGGGAAAATATCGCCCTACAGTGGATATTTTTATCCCGACTTATAATGAACCCGAATCGATTGTGCGACGAACGATTATCGGCTGTCAAGCCATTGATTATGAACCAAAAACGATTTATCTTTTGGATGATGGACAGCGATCGCCCATTGAATCCCTGGCTCAAGAATTGGGCTGTAACTATATTACCCGTAGCGATCGCCGTCACTATAAAGCCGGAAATCTAAACAACGCCCTCCAATACACCCAAGGGGACTTAATTGCCGTATTTGACGCGGATTTTGTCCCCACTCGCAACTTTTTGCTGCGAACGGTGGGCTTTTTTCAACAACCTGATATCGGGATTGTTCAATCTCACCAAAATTACTACAATCCTGACGCAATTGTTCGGAATTTGGGGTTAGCTCAGTATTTAACCAGTAATCGAGAAGGTTTCTCTCGCTACGTTCAACCTACCCTCGATAGTGTGGGAGCAACAGTTTGTGATGGGTCTGCTTTTGTCGTTCGTCGTCGAGATCTCGATAAAATTGGTGGTTTTGTGACAGAATCTTTGTGTGAAGATTATTTTACGGGAATTTTGTTAGATTCCCACCATCAGAAGGTGATTTACCTCGATGAAAATCTCAGTGCAGGTCTGGCGGCCGAGAGTTTGAATGATTACGTCGGCCAGTATCAACGCTGGTTGATGGGCAGTTTACAGGCGTTTTTTATTAAAACAAACCCTCTGACCCTTTCTGGGTTAACGCTACGGCAACGGATGGCTCATCTGATGAGTTTAGTTTACTGGTTGACGGGTTTTCCCCGTTTGCTGATTTTGTTAGTTCCGATTATCTGCGGTTTAGCGTCGATTTTTCCGATTATTATTACCCCTGATGATTGGCTGTATTTCTTATTTTTGCCCCATTTATTGCTATTATTCTCGATGCACTGGTTAAGCGATCGCTCTACATCGATGTTACTATCGGAAATTTACACGATTATCCATGCAATTCCTTTTAGTTTAACGGCGGTTCAAGTCTTTTTGCGACCCTTTTCTCGCGCGTTTCAGGTCACTCCGAAGGGGTTTTTATCGGACGGGTTTCGGGTCAATGCTTGGTTAACGATTCCTTTGGGGTTACTATGGCTAGGGAATGGAGGAATGCTGGTTAATTTTCTCTGGCAACGCATCTATAACCCCCAGGGTCTTCCGGCCGGGTTTGCTGATATTTGGGGAGGAACGGGCGGAATTTTGGTCTTTTGGTGGGTTTATAATCTGATTTTCTTAGGGTTAGCTATTTTAGCTTGTATTGATCCTCCTAAACCAGAAACTTGCGAGTGGTTTAAGTTAGAACGACCAATGGTTTTAAGTTGGGAAAATAGTTTAATCAAGGGAATAACGCATCTGGTTTCTGAAAAAGGTGCGCGTGTTCGAGTGAACACAAAATCTCAGGAGAAACTCAATATTTCCTGCGGAGATGTTATCAGTATGGAAATTAAATTAAATGAATGGCCAGGAAATCTTAGAGTAGAGGGACGGGTTACGAAAATTATTAACACGAAGGGTCATTGTATTAAAGAAATTGATATTAAGTTTGAAGGGATGACTTCTCAACAGTATCGTCATTTAGTAGAACTGCTTTTTTGTCGGCCTGGTCAATGGGTGAGACGAGAACATCCTAATGAACTCATCACGCTTATCGCTTTAGGTAAACGACTGTTACGACCTCGCTTTTTATTGAACAATGATGAAGCTATTGATGCTATTTCTATTCATTAA
- the asnS gene encoding asparagine--tRNA ligase: MTKQRIRDILRHGQPDDTITVQGWVRTKRELKEFTFIEVNDGSSMANIQVVLDATLPNYEEVLKRLNTGASVEVLGTLVPSPGKGQRIEVKASSIQVYGESDPETYPLQKKRHSFEFLRTIGHLRSRTNTLGAVMRVRNACATAIHRFFQERDFIWVHTPIITASDCEGAGELFTVTSFDLSKIPQTQEKTVDYSQDFFGKRAYLTVSGQLEAEVMAMAFQNVYTFGPTFRAENSNTSRHLAEFWMVEPEMAFCDLEGDQELAEAFLKYIFKFVLETCSEDMEFFNERIDKSVLETANNIINNEFERITYTEAVKLLEKADRQFEYPVEWGIDLQSEHERYLAEELFKKPLIVTNYPAGIKAFYMRLNEDDKTVAAMDVLAPKIGEIIGGSQREERLEVLQQRIQKLGILEEDIWWYLDLRRYGTVPHAGFGLGFERLVQFMTGMGNIRDVIPFPRTPLSADF, encoded by the coding sequence ATGACCAAGCAGCGAATTAGAGACATTTTACGTCATGGTCAACCCGACGATACCATCACGGTTCAAGGGTGGGTACGCACTAAGCGAGAATTGAAAGAATTTACTTTTATAGAGGTCAATGACGGTTCCTCCATGGCCAATATTCAGGTGGTTCTCGATGCTACCCTACCTAACTATGAAGAGGTTCTTAAACGCTTAAATACAGGGGCTTCCGTGGAAGTTTTAGGAACCCTAGTCCCCTCTCCAGGGAAAGGACAACGCATAGAGGTCAAAGCGTCCTCTATTCAAGTATACGGTGAATCTGACCCCGAAACCTATCCCCTTCAGAAAAAACGCCACTCCTTTGAGTTCTTGCGGACTATTGGTCATCTGCGATCGCGTACCAATACCCTAGGGGCAGTCATGCGGGTGCGTAATGCCTGTGCCACTGCTATCCACCGTTTTTTCCAAGAAAGAGACTTTATTTGGGTGCATACCCCCATTATTACCGCCAGTGACTGCGAAGGGGCCGGGGAACTCTTCACGGTGACGAGTTTTGATTTAAGCAAAATACCGCAAACACAAGAAAAAACCGTGGATTATAGCCAAGATTTCTTCGGAAAAAGGGCTTATTTAACCGTTAGCGGTCAATTAGAAGCCGAAGTGATGGCCATGGCTTTCCAGAATGTCTATACTTTTGGTCCAACATTTCGCGCGGAAAACTCCAATACTTCCCGTCATTTAGCGGAATTTTGGATGGTAGAACCCGAAATGGCGTTTTGCGATCTCGAAGGAGATCAAGAATTAGCCGAAGCGTTCTTAAAATATATCTTCAAATTCGTCTTAGAAACCTGTTCAGAAGATATGGAATTTTTTAACGAACGCATTGATAAAAGTGTCTTAGAAACGGCGAATAATATTATTAATAATGAGTTTGAAAGAATTACTTACACCGAAGCGGTTAAACTCTTAGAAAAGGCAGATCGTCAGTTTGAATATCCCGTGGAATGGGGGATTGATCTACAATCAGAACATGAGCGATATTTAGCCGAAGAATTGTTTAAAAAGCCCCTAATTGTTACCAATTATCCAGCCGGAATTAAAGCTTTTTATATGCGACTTAATGAGGATGATAAAACCGTTGCAGCTATGGACGTTTTAGCCCCAAAAATTGGAGAAATTATTGGCGGTTCTCAACGGGAAGAACGGTTAGAGGTACTCCAACAAAGAATCCAAAAATTAGGTATTTTAGAAGAGGATATTTGGTGGTATTTAGACTTACGCCGTTATGGAACAGTTCCCCACGCCGGGTTCGGTTTAGGGTTTGAAAGATTGGTACAGTTTATGACAGGTATGGGCAATATTCGGGATGTGATTCCTTTCCCTAGAACCCCCCTTAGTGCAGACTTTTAA
- the ispF gene encoding 2-C-methyl-D-erythritol 2,4-cyclodiphosphate synthase has translation MNIRIGNGYDIHRLVEGRPLILGGIEIPHTMGLLGHSDADVLTHAIMDAMLGALSLGDIGHYFAPSDPQWKGANSLILLQQVNQLVRSHGWRIGNIDSVIIAERPKMKPHIKKMQETLAETLQIDLDQIGIKATTNEQLGPTGREEGIAVYAVTLLVKE, from the coding sequence ATGAACATTCGTATTGGTAACGGCTACGATATTCATCGTTTAGTAGAAGGTCGTCCTCTAATATTAGGAGGAATAGAGATTCCCCACACAATGGGTTTATTAGGACACAGTGACGCTGATGTTCTCACCCATGCCATTATGGATGCCATGTTAGGGGCGTTAAGTTTAGGGGATATTGGTCATTATTTTGCCCCTTCTGACCCCCAATGGAAAGGGGCAAATAGTCTTATTTTACTGCAACAGGTGAACCAATTAGTGCGATCGCACGGATGGCGAATTGGTAATATTGATTCAGTGATTATTGCAGAACGGCCTAAAATGAAACCTCATATCAAAAAGATGCAAGAAACATTAGCTGAAACTTTACAAATTGATCTCGATCAAATTGGCATTAAAGCAACCACTAATGAGCAATTAGGACCAACCGGAAGAGAAGAAGGAATAGCCGTTTATGCAGTGACGTTATTAGTTAAGGAATAG
- a CDS encoding ABC transporter ATP-binding protein: protein MSHPKKTTVPNHPLQRLLRYGYRYRPLIWQAVTCSVLNKFFDLAPPVLIGAAVDVVVKRQESLIAQWGVKDVFGQLLILTVLSVIIWGLESVFQYTYERLWRNLAQNIQHDLRIDAYSHLQELELAYFEERSTGALLSILNDDINQLERFLDIGANDILQVITTVVIIGAAFFILTPGTAWMAMLPIPLIIWGSIAFQNFLAPRYATVREKVSLLNSRLSNNLSGITTIKSFTTEAYEIERLRQDSEAYRQSNQKAIVLSAAFVPLIRIVILGGFTAILLYGGMEVEEGKLAVGTYSVLVFMTQRLLWPLTSLGQTLDLYQRAMASTNRVMNLLDTPLTIHSGNIAIPVSNIKGEIVINNISFSYQGRDTIIKNLSLEIPAGQTIAIVGSTGSGKSTLVKLLLRLYEIESGKITLDGVAIKEIRLSDLRQAIGLVSQDVFLFHGSVKENIAYGDNQASLEAIIAAAKVAEAHDFIMQLPQGYETIVGERGQKLSGGQRQRIAIARAILKDPPILILDEATSAVDNETEAAIARSLEKITQNRTTIAIAHRLSTIRHSNCIYVMEYGQIVEQGTHEELLAKEGIYANLWKVQMGLRSLTVNG from the coding sequence ATGTCCCATCCCAAGAAAACGACTGTCCCTAACCATCCGTTGCAACGTCTACTTAGATATGGCTATCGCTATCGGCCGTTAATTTGGCAAGCCGTCACTTGTTCGGTTTTAAACAAGTTTTTTGATCTAGCTCCTCCTGTGTTAATTGGAGCAGCCGTTGATGTCGTTGTCAAGCGGCAAGAGTCTTTGATTGCCCAATGGGGGGTGAAAGATGTCTTTGGACAACTGTTAATTTTAACGGTTCTTTCTGTGATTATTTGGGGGTTAGAATCGGTTTTTCAATACACTTACGAAAGACTGTGGAGAAATTTAGCCCAAAATATTCAACATGACTTAAGAATCGATGCCTATAGTCATCTTCAAGAGTTAGAATTAGCCTATTTTGAAGAACGAAGTACGGGGGCTTTATTATCGATTCTCAATGATGATATTAATCAACTCGAAAGGTTTCTCGATATTGGGGCGAATGACATTTTACAGGTTATTACCACGGTTGTTATTATTGGGGCAGCTTTCTTTATCCTAACTCCTGGCACAGCTTGGATGGCTATGTTGCCAATTCCTTTAATTATTTGGGGTTCAATTGCTTTTCAAAACTTCCTTGCCCCTCGCTATGCAACGGTTAGAGAAAAAGTGAGTTTATTAAATAGTCGTCTGTCTAATAATTTAAGTGGCATTACAACCATTAAAAGCTTTACAACAGAAGCTTATGAAATTGAAAGACTCAGGCAAGATAGTGAAGCTTATCGTCAAAGCAATCAAAAAGCGATTGTTTTAAGTGCGGCTTTTGTTCCGTTAATTCGGATTGTTATTTTAGGAGGATTTACCGCTATTTTACTCTATGGTGGCATGGAAGTTGAAGAAGGTAAATTAGCGGTCGGAACCTATAGTGTTTTGGTGTTTATGACCCAACGATTATTGTGGCCATTAACGAGTTTAGGACAAACCTTAGATCTTTATCAACGGGCAATGGCTTCAACGAATCGAGTGATGAATTTATTGGATACTCCTCTAACGATTCATTCAGGCAATATTGCAATTCCTGTGTCTAATATTAAAGGAGAAATCGTGATTAATAATATTAGTTTTTCCTATCAAGGTAGGGATACTATTATCAAAAATCTTTCCTTAGAAATTCCGGCAGGACAGACAATTGCCATTGTGGGATCAACGGGGTCAGGAAAGAGTACCTTAGTGAAATTGTTATTGAGACTCTATGAGATTGAATCAGGGAAAATTACCTTAGATGGAGTTGCTATAAAAGAGATTCGACTATCAGATTTAAGACAAGCCATCGGGTTAGTGAGTCAGGATGTCTTTTTGTTTCATGGAAGCGTTAAAGAAAATATTGCCTATGGGGATAACCAAGCAAGTTTGGAGGCAATTATTGCAGCAGCAAAAGTCGCAGAAGCCCATGATTTTATTATGCAATTGCCCCAAGGCTATGAGACAATTGTCGGGGAAAGGGGACAGAAATTATCGGGAGGACAACGGCAAAGAATTGCCATTGCTAGGGCAATTTTGAAAGATCCACCGATTCTAATTTTAGATGAAGCAACCTCCGCAGTGGATAACGAAACAGAAGCAGCGATCGCCCGTTCCCTTGAAAAAATAACCCAAAATCGAACCACCATTGCGATCGCTCACCGTCTGTCTACGATTCGTCATTCTAATTGTATTTATGTGATGGAGTATGGTCAAATTGTTGAACAAGGAACCCATGAGGAATTGTTAGCCAAAGAGGGAATTTATGCTAATTTATGGAAAGTCCAAATGGGATTACGATCTTTAACCGTTAATGGATAA